In Microbacterium binotii, one DNA window encodes the following:
- a CDS encoding LacI family DNA-binding transcriptional regulator — translation MEDTTIARRRPTIRDVAAAAGVSRGTVSRVINGGHWVSPDARTAVEEAIRRTGYTANHAARSLATGRAGSLAFLLTEPQHLLFADPNFSLLLRGAAEALSQRSMTLVLLVAGTPEERANVAHFVSAGHVDGVLLISSHEADPLLDSLLDAGVPTVSCGLPLGHQGDLAAVAVDEEGSARVMTRHLLDRGHRRIAMIAGPDDTPGGRYRLVGFREELGEAFDPDLVEHGDYSRESGALAMSRLLERTRDIDAVFAASDMMAAGAVVALRRAGLRVPEDVAVAGFDDSGLAAAHEPPLTTMRQPWDRISAEMVTLLLEVIEGEPRRSITLPTELVVRDSA, via the coding sequence GTGGAAGACACGACCATCGCCCGGCGCCGCCCCACCATCCGGGACGTCGCCGCCGCCGCCGGCGTCTCGCGCGGCACGGTCTCCCGCGTGATCAACGGCGGGCACTGGGTGTCGCCCGACGCCCGCACGGCCGTCGAGGAGGCGATCCGGCGCACCGGATACACGGCCAACCACGCCGCTCGCTCGCTCGCGACCGGACGCGCCGGCTCCCTGGCGTTCCTGCTGACCGAGCCGCAGCATCTGCTGTTCGCCGACCCCAACTTCTCGCTGCTGCTGCGCGGCGCCGCGGAGGCCCTGTCCCAGCGGTCGATGACCCTCGTGCTGCTGGTCGCCGGCACTCCGGAGGAGCGTGCCAACGTGGCGCACTTCGTCAGCGCGGGGCACGTCGACGGCGTTCTGCTCATCTCCTCGCACGAGGCCGACCCGCTGCTCGACTCCCTCCTGGATGCGGGCGTCCCCACCGTCTCGTGCGGGCTCCCACTCGGGCACCAGGGCGACCTCGCCGCGGTCGCGGTCGACGAGGAGGGCTCTGCGCGCGTGATGACCCGCCACCTCCTCGATCGGGGACACCGGCGCATCGCGATGATCGCCGGTCCCGACGACACCCCGGGCGGACGCTACCGGCTCGTGGGCTTCCGGGAGGAGCTGGGTGAGGCGTTCGACCCCGACCTCGTCGAGCACGGCGACTACAGCCGCGAATCGGGCGCCCTCGCCATGTCGCGACTGCTCGAGCGCACCCGCGACATCGACGCCGTGTTCGCCGCATCCGACATGATGGCCGCCGGCGCTGTCGTGGCGCTGCGTCGCGCCGGTCTTCGCGTGCCCGAGGACGTCGCGGTGGCGGGCTTCGACGACTCCGGACTCGCCGCCGCGCACGAGCCCCCGCTGACCACCATGCGCCAGCCTTGGGACCGCATCAGCGCCGAGATGGTCACGCTGCTGCTCGAGGTGATCGAGGGCGAGCCGCGGCGCAGCATCACCCTGCCGACCGAGCTGGTCGTTCGAGACAGCGCCTGA
- the metG gene encoding methionine--tRNA ligase, with protein sequence MSNGRSFYITTPIYYPSDVPHIGHGYTTVAVDTLARWHRQSGDDTWMLTGTDEHGQKMLRAAAANGVTPQEWVDKLVSEAWFPLLESLDVANDDFIRTTQERHEEGVKRFVQAIYDRGYIYAGEYEALYCVGCEEFKPESEILDGTGAFEGLKVCAIHSKPLELLQEKNYFFKLSEFAEPLLKLYKENPDFIRPESARNEVVSFVRSGLKDLSISRSAFDWGIQVPWDPQHVIYVWVDALLNYATAIGYGVDGEDFERRWPAYHVVGKDILRFHAVIWPAMLMAAGLEVPRGVFAHGWLLVGGEKMSKSKLTGIAPTEITDVFGSDAYRFYFLSAIAFGQDGSFSWEDLSARYQAELANGFGNLASRTVAMIERYFEAIVPPAATYTDADLAIQQTVADAAASADAAMERFRIDEAIASIWTIVDALNGYITENEPWALAKDPEQAGRLGTVLYTAAEGLRALAVLLSPVMPVATEKLWVALGAAESLGRLQDQPLREAGVWGALRPGTSVNGLSPLFPRVEQ encoded by the coding sequence GTGAGCAACGGCCGTTCCTTCTACATCACGACGCCGATCTACTACCCGAGCGATGTCCCGCACATCGGTCACGGGTACACGACGGTCGCCGTGGATACGCTCGCGCGCTGGCACCGCCAGTCGGGGGACGACACCTGGATGCTGACGGGCACCGACGAGCACGGGCAGAAGATGCTCCGCGCGGCCGCGGCCAACGGCGTCACGCCGCAGGAGTGGGTCGACAAGCTCGTGAGCGAAGCCTGGTTCCCGCTGCTGGAGAGCCTCGACGTCGCGAACGACGACTTCATCCGCACGACCCAGGAGCGCCACGAAGAGGGCGTCAAGCGTTTCGTGCAGGCCATCTACGACCGCGGGTACATCTACGCGGGCGAGTACGAGGCGCTGTACTGCGTGGGCTGCGAGGAGTTCAAGCCGGAGTCCGAGATCCTCGACGGCACGGGGGCGTTCGAGGGTCTCAAGGTCTGCGCGATCCACTCGAAGCCGCTCGAGCTGCTGCAGGAGAAGAACTACTTCTTCAAGCTGAGCGAGTTCGCGGAGCCTCTGCTGAAGCTCTACAAGGAGAACCCCGACTTCATCCGTCCCGAGTCGGCGCGCAATGAGGTCGTCTCCTTCGTGCGCTCGGGCCTGAAGGACCTCTCGATCTCCCGGTCGGCGTTCGATTGGGGCATCCAGGTGCCGTGGGACCCGCAGCACGTGATCTACGTCTGGGTCGACGCGCTGCTCAACTACGCGACGGCCATCGGCTACGGCGTCGACGGGGAGGACTTCGAACGCCGCTGGCCCGCGTACCACGTGGTCGGCAAGGACATCCTGCGCTTCCACGCCGTCATCTGGCCGGCGATGCTGATGGCCGCGGGTCTCGAGGTGCCGCGTGGCGTCTTCGCCCACGGCTGGCTCCTCGTGGGCGGCGAGAAGATGTCGAAGTCGAAGCTCACCGGTATCGCGCCCACCGAGATCACCGACGTGTTCGGGTCGGACGCCTACCGCTTCTACTTCCTCTCCGCGATCGCCTTCGGGCAGGACGGCTCGTTCTCCTGGGAGGACTTGTCGGCGCGCTACCAGGCCGAGCTCGCGAACGGCTTCGGCAACCTCGCCTCGCGTACGGTCGCGATGATCGAGCGCTACTTCGAGGCGATCGTGCCGCCGGCCGCGACGTACACCGACGCGGATCTGGCCATCCAGCAGACCGTGGCGGATGCGGCCGCATCCGCCGACGCGGCGATGGAACGTTTCCGCATCGACGAGGCGATCGCATCCATCTGGACGATCGTCGACGCACTCAACGGGTACATCACCGAGAACGAGCCGTGGGCGCTCGCAAAGGATCCGGAGCAGGCCGGGCGCCTGGGCACCGTGCTCTACACGGCGGCCGAAGGACTGCGCGCGCTTGCCGTGCTGCTGTCGCCGGTCATGCCCGTCGCGACCGAGAAGCTGTGGGTCGCCCTCGGGGCGGCCGAGTCCCTCGGGCGGCTGCAGGACCAGCCCCTGCGCGAGGCCGGGGTCTGGGGCGCGCTGCGACCCGGGACGAGCGTCAACGGGCTCTCGCCGCTGTTCCCTCGCGTCGAGCAGTGA
- a CDS encoding TatD family hydrolase, with the protein MSDPSQYVRQREKGSRDVSYPPSPEPLGVALYDNHCHLEIQDGDEAMSLDEQLERAASVGIAGVVQAGGDIESSRWSAWAAASHPRVLAAVAIHPNEAPAYAAAGRLGEAIAVIDELAAQPRVRAIGETGLDFFRTESEGLAAQHESFEAHIALAKKHGIAMQIHDRDAHEAVLETLARVGAPERTVFHCFSGDADMARIAAERGYRLSFAGNITFKNAQNLRDALAVTPLEHILVETDAPFLTPTPYRGRPNAPYLVPVTVRFMAAELHMDADELAAQLAANTLAVYGSFD; encoded by the coding sequence ATGAGCGATCCCAGCCAGTACGTGCGCCAGCGCGAGAAGGGCAGCCGCGACGTCAGCTACCCGCCGTCGCCGGAGCCCCTGGGCGTCGCGCTCTACGACAACCACTGCCACCTGGAGATCCAGGACGGCGACGAGGCGATGTCGCTGGACGAACAGCTCGAGCGCGCCGCATCCGTCGGCATCGCCGGGGTGGTGCAGGCCGGCGGCGACATCGAGTCGAGCCGCTGGTCGGCGTGGGCGGCCGCCTCGCATCCGCGGGTGCTGGCCGCTGTCGCGATCCACCCGAACGAGGCACCCGCCTACGCGGCGGCGGGGCGGCTCGGAGAGGCCATCGCCGTGATCGACGAGCTCGCGGCCCAGCCGCGCGTGCGCGCGATCGGGGAGACGGGTCTGGACTTCTTCCGGACCGAGTCCGAGGGGCTGGCAGCGCAGCACGAGAGCTTCGAGGCGCACATCGCGCTCGCGAAGAAGCACGGCATCGCGATGCAGATCCACGACCGTGACGCGCACGAGGCGGTGCTCGAGACGCTTGCGCGCGTGGGTGCGCCCGAGCGCACGGTGTTCCACTGCTTCTCCGGCGACGCCGACATGGCGCGGATCGCGGCGGAGCGCGGCTACCGCCTGTCCTTCGCGGGCAACATCACCTTCAAGAACGCGCAGAACCTGCGCGATGCGCTCGCCGTGACGCCGTTGGAGCACATCCTCGTCGAGACCGACGCGCCGTTTCTCACCCCCACTCCCTACCGAGGGCGTCCCAACGCGCCCTACCTCGTGCCGGTGACGGTGCGGTTCATGGCCGCGGAGCTGCACATGGACGCCGACGAGCTGGCCGCGCAGCTGGCCGCCAACACGCTCGCCGTCTACGGCTCCTTCGACTGA
- a CDS encoding sugar porter family MFS transporter, which translates to MTTEALPTGTFSMRSPFGRRAIGLSVAAAVGGFLFGFDSSVINGAVKSIEADYTKEPILTGFVVAVALLGCAVGAILAGALSDRFGRLRVMLLGSVLFLVSSVGSALTFSVPDLIVWRVLGGLGIGIASVVAPAYIAEVAPRQIRGSLASLQQLAITLGIFAALLSNAVLAGAAGGADDTLWWGLEAWRWMFLIGVIPAAVYGILSFTMPESPRYLLARGRTQEAKEIFARLVPAADLDKTVNELTTAIETDRKNAKASLAGPALGLNPIVWIGVILSVFQQFVGINVIFYYSTTLWQAVGFDESNALLVSVITSVTNVLVTLIAIFLVDRVGRKPILLTGSVLMALSLGAMALSFSFATGEGTDISLPGPWGPVALVAANLFVVGFGASWGPLVWVLLGEIFPSRIRGKALGVAAGAQWIANFLVSWTFPELSAWSLPLTYLMYAIFAALSFVFVLWKIPETKGMELEQTETLFVKKPRQKK; encoded by the coding sequence ATGACCACCGAAGCACTCCCCACGGGGACGTTCTCGATGCGCAGTCCGTTCGGACGCCGGGCGATCGGACTCTCCGTCGCCGCGGCCGTGGGCGGGTTCCTCTTCGGGTTCGACTCCTCCGTCATCAACGGCGCCGTGAAATCCATCGAGGCGGACTACACGAAGGAGCCGATCCTCACCGGCTTCGTCGTGGCGGTCGCACTCCTCGGCTGCGCCGTCGGTGCGATCCTCGCCGGCGCCCTCTCCGACCGTTTCGGTCGCCTGCGCGTGATGTTGCTGGGCTCGGTGCTGTTCCTCGTCAGCTCGGTCGGCTCCGCGCTGACCTTCAGCGTCCCCGACCTGATCGTGTGGCGCGTGCTGGGCGGTCTCGGCATCGGCATCGCCTCGGTGGTCGCGCCGGCCTACATCGCGGAAGTCGCCCCGCGGCAGATCCGCGGGTCGCTGGCGTCGCTGCAGCAGCTGGCCATCACGCTCGGCATCTTCGCCGCGCTCCTGAGCAACGCCGTCCTCGCCGGCGCGGCGGGCGGTGCCGACGACACGCTCTGGTGGGGGCTGGAGGCCTGGCGCTGGATGTTCCTCATCGGCGTGATCCCCGCCGCCGTCTACGGCATCCTCTCGTTCACGATGCCCGAGTCCCCCCGCTACCTGCTCGCGCGGGGCCGCACCCAGGAGGCGAAGGAGATCTTCGCCCGCCTCGTTCCCGCCGCCGACCTCGACAAGACCGTCAACGAGCTGACGACCGCCATCGAGACGGACCGCAAGAACGCGAAGGCCAGCCTCGCCGGCCCCGCGCTCGGGCTGAATCCCATCGTGTGGATCGGCGTCATCCTGTCGGTGTTCCAGCAGTTCGTGGGCATCAACGTGATCTTCTACTACTCGACGACGCTCTGGCAGGCGGTCGGCTTCGACGAGAGCAACGCGCTGCTGGTCAGCGTCATCACGAGCGTCACCAACGTGCTCGTGACCCTCATCGCGATCTTCCTCGTGGACCGGGTCGGACGTAAGCCCATCCTGCTGACCGGCTCCGTCCTGATGGCGCTGTCGCTGGGGGCCATGGCGCTGTCGTTCTCGTTCGCCACCGGAGAGGGCACCGACATCTCCCTGCCGGGTCCCTGGGGGCCGGTCGCCCTGGTCGCGGCGAACCTGTTCGTCGTCGGCTTCGGCGCCTCGTGGGGTCCGCTCGTCTGGGTCCTGCTCGGCGAGATCTTCCCCAGCCGCATCCGCGGCAAGGCCCTCGGCGTGGCCGCCGGTGCGCAGTGGATCGCGAACTTCCTCGTGTCGTGGACCTTCCCGGAGCTCTCGGCCTGGTCGCTGCCCCTGACCTACCTCATGTACGCGATCTTCGCGGCTCTGTCGTTCGTCTTCGTGCTCTGGAAGATCCCTGAGACCAAGGGCATGGAGCTCGAACAGACCGAGACGCTGTTCGTCAAGAAACCCCGTCAGAAGAAGTGA
- the rsmA gene encoding 16S rRNA (adenine(1518)-N(6)/adenine(1519)-N(6))-dimethyltransferase RsmA, which yields MTVHLLGAAEIRALAAELDVTPTKKLGQNFVVDANTVRKIVQVAGVAAGEHVVEVGPGLGSLTLAILETGASVVAVEIDHRLAERLPATARAHGVRDGMLRVVDADALTIRDLPGEPTVLVANLPYNVSVPVLLHFLEHFGHLQRGVVMVQAEVGERLAAPPGSKVYGAPSVKAAWYGSWRLAGTVSRHVFWPVPNVDSVLVGFRRDAQARGDEAERVATFRVVDAAFQQRRKMLRQALSGLFGGSAASASAVLEAAGVDPTLRGEQLTIDDFQRIARVRPSELRTLTD from the coding sequence ATGACCGTGCACCTGCTCGGCGCGGCCGAGATCCGCGCGCTGGCCGCCGAGCTCGATGTCACTCCGACGAAGAAACTGGGGCAGAACTTCGTCGTCGATGCCAACACGGTGCGAAAGATCGTGCAGGTCGCCGGCGTCGCGGCCGGTGAGCACGTCGTGGAGGTCGGGCCCGGGCTCGGCTCCCTCACCCTCGCGATCCTCGAGACGGGCGCGAGCGTGGTGGCGGTGGAGATCGATCACCGGCTCGCCGAGCGACTGCCGGCCACCGCACGCGCCCACGGGGTGCGCGATGGGATGCTGCGCGTCGTGGATGCGGATGCGCTCACCATCCGGGACCTGCCCGGCGAGCCCACGGTGCTCGTGGCCAACCTGCCCTACAACGTCTCGGTGCCGGTGCTCCTGCACTTCCTCGAGCACTTCGGTCACCTCCAGCGCGGCGTCGTCATGGTGCAGGCGGAGGTCGGCGAGCGCCTCGCCGCCCCTCCCGGGTCCAAGGTCTACGGCGCCCCGAGCGTCAAGGCCGCCTGGTACGGCTCGTGGCGGCTGGCGGGGACCGTGTCGCGCCATGTCTTCTGGCCGGTCCCGAACGTCGACAGCGTGCTCGTCGGATTCCGACGCGACGCCCAGGCGCGCGGCGACGAGGCGGAGCGCGTCGCGACGTTCCGCGTCGTGGACGCCGCGTTCCAGCAGCGCCGCAAGATGCTGCGCCAGGCGCTGTCGGGACTGTTCGGCGGGTCGGCCGCATCCGCGAGCGCCGTGCTCGAGGCGGCCGGGGTGGATCCGACCCTCCGGGGCGAGCAGCTGACGATCGACGACTTCCAGCGGATCGCCCGCGTGCGGCCCAGCGAGCTGCGCACCCTCACCGACTGA
- a CDS encoding phosphodiesterase, whose product MRAGEYPAAERVLLHLSDTHLRAPGPKLFDRVDGLRLLERALERIETSGIRPDGIVFTGDLVDLGEADAYTALRGLVEPFARHLEAPVFWVMGNHDERGAFRARLLDAAPATTPFDRVDEIDGLRLITLDTSVPGAHHGELRPAQLAWLREQLAQPAPLGTILAMHHPPVPSVLPLAASVELRDQRALADVLRGSDVRAIIAGHLHYSTFATFAGVPVSVASSTCYAQDLTVPVGGTRPQDGAQSYNLVHVFAETVVHSVVTVDAPHPLEYIDPVEAQRRLHSAGIAQDVSAGRTPPTAPIPMLR is encoded by the coding sequence ATGCGTGCTGGGGAGTATCCGGCGGCCGAACGCGTACTGCTGCACCTGAGCGACACCCACCTGCGAGCGCCGGGGCCGAAGCTGTTCGACCGCGTGGACGGGCTCCGCCTGCTCGAGCGCGCGCTCGAGCGCATCGAGACGAGCGGCATCCGTCCCGACGGCATCGTGTTCACGGGCGACCTCGTCGACCTGGGCGAGGCGGATGCGTACACGGCCCTGCGCGGCCTCGTCGAGCCCTTCGCCCGACACCTGGAAGCGCCGGTGTTCTGGGTGATGGGCAACCATGACGAGCGCGGAGCGTTCCGTGCGCGCCTGCTGGATGCGGCCCCCGCCACGACCCCCTTCGACCGCGTCGACGAGATCGACGGACTCCGCCTGATCACGCTCGACACGAGCGTCCCCGGTGCTCACCACGGCGAGCTGCGCCCCGCACAGCTCGCCTGGCTGCGGGAGCAGTTGGCCCAGCCGGCGCCGCTCGGCACGATCCTCGCCATGCACCATCCGCCCGTGCCGAGTGTGCTCCCGCTCGCGGCGAGCGTCGAGCTGCGCGATCAGCGCGCGCTCGCCGACGTGCTGCGCGGCAGCGACGTGCGGGCGATCATCGCCGGCCACCTGCATTACTCGACCTTCGCGACGTTCGCCGGCGTCCCGGTCTCGGTCGCGTCCTCGACCTGCTACGCCCAGGACCTCACGGTCCCGGTCGGCGGAACGCGCCCGCAGGACGGCGCGCAGTCGTACAACCTCGTGCACGTGTTCGCCGAGACCGTCGTGCACTCCGTCGTCACGGTCGACGCGCCGCATCCGCTCGAGTACATCGACCCGGTCGAGGCGCAGCGCCGCCTGCACTCGGCGGGCATCGCGCAGGACGTCAGCGCAGGGCGGACGCCTCCGACCGCTCCCATCCCGATGCTGCGCTGA
- a CDS encoding stealth conserved region 3 domain-containing protein translates to MVSLSALPAGPHPWAALLTREDIVLESGMLHLRHDDLSPLDAHLADLAMIADALTDAGIEPLLIRHGLRDEAIVVDVADQDRAWEAVTRLCVGEPVYVKPKGLSAVPAPDHTPRRGAPSALRVFRPRLAGSLRYGAAHGVRLEFWRFGAETVEAPHANALTRRTIAAADIERVSIQRHGRTWQSLRGMFDPHPNEMVDDIDMVFSWVDGSSSEFQRQRAAQMAGYVVGEGDDGPARYRHVDELRYALRSVYMYAPWVRRIFIATDSPTPAWLADHPRVTVVRSEEFFADTSVLPIHNSHAVEAQLHRIDGLAEHFLYSNDDMFFGRSVAPELFFSPAGISQFVECDVRIGTGPNAPHRSGHDNALRVNRELLRERFGRTITHDLEHCATPLRRSVMAELEQTFAEDFARTAASRFRSATDISVTNSLYHYYAAFTGRAVATTAPRTRYYQTTMAESLRRMSRLAERRDVDMFCLNDGGSAEVPEEVRVRVVTELLERMFPVRAPWELPAVSAASGWERSEASALR, encoded by the coding sequence ATGGTCTCTCTGTCTGCTCTCCCCGCCGGCCCCCACCCCTGGGCGGCGCTTCTGACGCGTGAGGACATCGTGCTCGAATCGGGCATGCTCCACCTGCGTCACGACGATCTCTCCCCGCTCGACGCGCACCTCGCGGATCTCGCGATGATCGCGGACGCGCTGACGGACGCCGGCATCGAGCCGCTGCTGATCCGCCACGGGCTGCGCGACGAGGCGATCGTCGTGGACGTGGCCGATCAGGACCGCGCATGGGAGGCCGTGACGCGGCTGTGCGTCGGCGAACCGGTGTACGTCAAGCCCAAGGGCCTGAGCGCGGTGCCCGCCCCCGACCACACCCCGCGACGCGGCGCGCCGAGCGCCCTGCGCGTCTTCCGCCCGCGGCTGGCGGGATCGCTGCGTTACGGCGCAGCGCACGGCGTGCGCCTCGAGTTCTGGCGCTTCGGCGCCGAGACGGTCGAAGCACCGCATGCCAACGCGCTGACCCGGCGCACCATCGCCGCAGCCGACATCGAGCGTGTCAGCATCCAGCGGCACGGCCGCACCTGGCAGAGCCTGCGCGGCATGTTCGACCCGCATCCGAACGAGATGGTCGACGACATCGACATGGTCTTCTCGTGGGTCGACGGGTCGTCGAGCGAGTTCCAGCGCCAGCGCGCGGCGCAGATGGCCGGTTACGTGGTGGGCGAAGGCGACGACGGACCGGCCCGCTACCGGCACGTCGACGAGCTGCGCTACGCGCTGCGCAGCGTCTACATGTATGCGCCGTGGGTGCGTCGCATCTTCATCGCCACCGACTCGCCGACACCTGCCTGGCTCGCCGACCACCCGCGGGTGACGGTCGTGCGCAGCGAGGAGTTCTTCGCCGACACCTCGGTGCTGCCGATCCACAACTCGCACGCCGTCGAGGCACAGCTGCACCGCATCGACGGGCTCGCCGAGCATTTCCTCTACTCGAACGACGACATGTTCTTCGGCCGGAGCGTCGCGCCGGAGCTGTTCTTCTCCCCCGCCGGCATCTCGCAATTCGTGGAGTGCGACGTGCGCATCGGCACGGGGCCGAACGCCCCGCACCGCAGCGGCCACGACAACGCCCTGCGGGTCAACCGCGAGCTCCTGCGCGAGCGCTTCGGACGCACCATCACGCACGACCTCGAGCACTGCGCGACGCCCCTTCGCCGCAGCGTGATGGCCGAGCTGGAGCAGACGTTCGCCGAGGACTTCGCGCGCACCGCCGCATCCCGGTTCCGCTCGGCCACCGACATCTCGGTGACGAACAGCCTGTACCACTACTACGCCGCCTTCACCGGGCGCGCGGTGGCGACGACGGCTCCGCGCACCCGCTACTACCAGACGACCATGGCGGAGTCGTTGCGACGCATGAGCAGGCTTGCCGAGCGCCGCGACGTCGACATGTTCTGCCTGAACGACGGCGGTTCGGCCGAGGTTCCCGAAGAGGTGCGCGTGCGCGTGGTGACCGAGCTCCTGGAGCGCATGTTCCCGGTACGCGCGCCGTGGGAACTGCCCGCGGTCAGCGCAGCATCGGGATGGGAGCGGTCGGAGGCGTCCGCCCTGCGCTGA
- a CDS encoding aldo/keto reductase, which yields MDYRQVGRSGLYLPPISLGLWWNFGDNVAFDKQREILRHSFDSGITHFDLADNYGPPYGAAETNFGRMMREDFGRYRDELIISSKAGWDMWPGPYGDYASRKHILAGAEQSLKRMNLDYVDIFYSHRVDPVTPIEETIGALDTLVRQGKALYVGISSYSAERTAVASAVARSLGTPLVIHQPAYSILNRWVEDGLTGVLRQEEMSAIAFTPLAQGLLTGKYLGDGRGQRSQTRSSLPDKPLSHATIAALRGLNVVAKERGQTLAQMAIQWVLREPTVASALIGASSVEQIDENVAALTGAAFDAEELERIDALAEGIDVDLWAVSSKL from the coding sequence ATGGACTACCGCCAGGTCGGCCGATCGGGTCTGTACCTGCCGCCGATCTCGCTCGGACTGTGGTGGAACTTCGGTGACAACGTCGCGTTCGACAAGCAGCGCGAGATCCTCCGCCACTCCTTCGACAGCGGCATCACACACTTCGACCTCGCCGACAACTACGGTCCTCCCTACGGCGCCGCGGAGACGAACTTCGGGCGCATGATGCGCGAGGACTTCGGTCGTTACCGCGACGAGCTGATCATCTCGTCGAAGGCGGGCTGGGACATGTGGCCCGGTCCCTACGGCGACTACGCCTCGCGCAAGCACATCCTCGCGGGCGCCGAGCAGTCGCTGAAGCGGATGAACCTCGACTACGTCGACATCTTCTACTCGCACCGGGTCGACCCCGTGACGCCGATCGAGGAGACCATCGGCGCCCTCGACACCCTCGTGCGCCAGGGCAAGGCGCTCTACGTCGGCATCTCGTCGTACAGCGCCGAGCGCACGGCCGTCGCGTCGGCCGTGGCGCGCAGCCTCGGAACACCGCTCGTGATCCACCAGCCCGCCTACTCGATCCTCAACCGCTGGGTCGAGGACGGTCTGACCGGCGTGCTGCGCCAGGAGGAGATGTCGGCCATCGCCTTCACGCCGCTGGCGCAGGGCCTGCTGACCGGCAAGTATCTCGGAGACGGGCGCGGTCAGCGCTCGCAGACCCGGAGCTCGCTGCCCGACAAGCCGCTCTCGCACGCCACGATCGCGGCGCTGCGCGGACTCAACGTGGTGGCGAAGGAGCGGGGTCAGACCCTCGCGCAGATGGCGATCCAGTGGGTGCTGCGCGAGCCGACGGTCGCGTCCGCGCTCATCGGCGCGTCCAGCGTCGAGCAGATCGACGAGAACGTCGCCGCTCTCACCGGGGCCGCCTTCGACGCCGAGGAGCTGGAGCGCATCGACGCGCTGGCCGAGGGCATCGACGTCGACCTGTGGGCGGTGTCCTCGAAACTGTGA
- a CDS encoding 4-(cytidine 5'-diphospho)-2-C-methyl-D-erythritol kinase, whose product MSISRVPSRVHVRAPGKINVFLEVGQVQDDGYHDVASAYQAVSAFEDVWVTPADTISVEVTGSVDVAGVPLDDRNLAVRAARLLAAETGHRGGVHLEIHKGVPVAGGMGGGSADAAATLLACDALWDTRLGTPQLQALAARLGADVPFALMGGTAVGVGRGDELNPALARGRFDWVIVTSQDGLSTPEVYRALDEHRARHALDISPASRRPRVDNDVLHALRAGDAAMLASSARNDLQVAALSLRPRLGEVLEAGEREGALVGLVSGSGPTLAFLAADAESAIELQIVLSASGYVAHHVHGPVPGARIID is encoded by the coding sequence GTGAGCATCTCGCGAGTGCCGTCGCGCGTCCATGTGCGCGCCCCGGGGAAGATCAACGTCTTCCTCGAGGTCGGTCAGGTGCAGGACGACGGCTATCACGACGTCGCGAGCGCGTACCAGGCAGTGTCGGCGTTCGAGGATGTCTGGGTGACGCCGGCCGACACGATCAGCGTCGAGGTGACGGGCTCCGTCGACGTGGCGGGGGTGCCGCTCGACGACCGCAATCTGGCCGTCCGCGCGGCACGGCTCCTCGCGGCCGAGACCGGCCACCGGGGCGGCGTGCACCTCGAGATCCACAAGGGCGTCCCCGTCGCGGGAGGCATGGGAGGCGGATCCGCGGATGCGGCGGCGACCCTCCTGGCCTGCGATGCCCTCTGGGACACCCGGCTGGGAACGCCGCAGCTGCAGGCGCTCGCCGCGCGACTGGGGGCCGACGTGCCCTTCGCGCTCATGGGCGGCACCGCGGTCGGTGTGGGCCGGGGCGACGAACTGAACCCCGCGCTCGCCCGCGGCCGGTTCGACTGGGTCATCGTCACGAGCCAGGACGGTCTGTCCACGCCCGAGGTGTACCGCGCGCTGGACGAGCATCGTGCCCGGCACGCGCTCGACATCTCGCCGGCCTCACGGCGACCCCGCGTCGACAACGACGTGCTGCACGCGCTTCGAGCGGGGGATGCGGCCATGCTGGCCTCGTCGGCCCGCAACGATCTGCAGGTCGCGGCGTTGAGCCTGCGTCCCCGTCTCGGCGAGGTCCTGGAGGCGGGGGAGCGTGAGGGGGCGCTGGTGGGTCTCGTCTCGGGATCAGGGCCCACGCTCGCGTTCCTCGCCGCCGACGCCGAGTCCGCGATCGAGCTCCAGATCGTGCTCAGCGCGAGCGGGTACGTTGCCCACCACGTGCACGGGCCGGTGCCCGGCGCCCGAATCATCGACTGA